One stretch of Halalkalicoccus tibetensis DNA includes these proteins:
- a CDS encoding cytochrome P450 has translation MASPTQDGSGVQQSVTQADVPPGPDGWPLIGNTLQVANDPLAFFERAAEYGDLVRYELGGVPFTLVLHPEYVEQLLVTDSDSVEKFQFNDFSGNSNQFASEGVLCSEGEQWRKQRTLLQNAFTLDHIEQYGAIMTDVATVHVDSWDTNENIALNTAFSDLTLDILTQTLFDFDMGRRSEAVTQVARAINERSDPRNLSIFLPSWIPTPLQRQYETAMDKFEAIVDTVIKERRRADNLTDRDDLLSLLLSAEGTEGYQHSDEELRDQLLTFLFAGHETTSLALTYTVLLLTQNPRVRQQLRSEWNSVLGSANPTPHDIPQLTVTDRVLTESLRLYPPAFAVFRKATDDLELGGYRIPEGTAITIPQYRLHRDPRFYESPESFIPDRWTNELENELPEYAYFPFGGGPRHCIGMRFAMMELKLVLPILLQEIEFELLSSATPELAPGTTLQPAEDVRAQIQRRE, from the coding sequence ATGGCGTCACCCACACAGGATGGATCTGGAGTCCAACAATCAGTTACGCAGGCAGATGTTCCACCAGGGCCGGATGGATGGCCACTTATCGGTAATACACTCCAGGTGGCAAATGACCCGCTCGCTTTCTTTGAACGAGCAGCTGAGTACGGTGATCTTGTTCGATACGAGCTTGGGGGAGTTCCCTTTACACTAGTACTCCATCCGGAGTATGTCGAGCAGTTGTTAGTGACGGACTCGGACTCAGTTGAGAAATTCCAATTCAACGATTTCAGTGGAAACAGCAACCAATTTGCGTCGGAAGGTGTACTGTGCAGCGAAGGTGAGCAGTGGCGCAAGCAACGGACATTGCTCCAAAACGCGTTTACGCTTGATCACATCGAGCAGTACGGTGCGATAATGACTGATGTAGCTACTGTACACGTAGATTCGTGGGACACTAACGAAAATATAGCACTCAATACGGCGTTTTCCGATTTGACACTCGATATTCTTACTCAGACTCTGTTCGATTTCGATATGGGTAGACGAAGTGAGGCAGTCACTCAAGTGGCCAGAGCAATCAATGAGCGGTCGGACCCACGCAATCTCTCAATTTTCCTTCCATCCTGGATACCAACGCCACTGCAGCGCCAATACGAGACGGCTATGGATAAATTCGAAGCAATTGTCGATACTGTAATCAAGGAACGGCGCAGGGCCGATAATCTCACGGATCGTGATGACCTTCTCTCGTTGCTCCTCTCAGCAGAAGGAACTGAAGGCTATCAACATTCTGACGAGGAACTGCGCGATCAACTGCTGACGTTCCTTTTTGCCGGACACGAAACCACTTCTCTCGCACTGACATACACAGTGCTGTTGTTGACACAGAATCCAAGGGTGCGTCAACAGCTTCGGAGCGAATGGAATAGCGTTCTCGGCAGCGCCAATCCGACACCGCATGATATACCACAGCTTACAGTCACCGATCGGGTTCTAACCGAATCTCTGCGGCTATATCCTCCTGCATTTGCGGTCTTTCGCAAAGCTACCGACGATCTCGAACTCGGCGGATATCGTATTCCAGAGGGAACAGCAATCACAATCCCTCAGTACAGGCTGCACCGCGACCCGCGATTCTACGAGTCACCAGAATCGTTTATTCCTGACCGATGGACTAACGAGCTTGAAAATGAGCTACCGGAGTACGCGTACTTTCCGTTCGGGGGAGGGCCTCGTCACTGTATTGGGATGCGGTTTGCCATGATGGAGCTGAAGCTCGTACTACCAATCCTACTCCAGGAGATCGAATTTGAATTGCTCTCGAGTGCAACACCTGAACTCGCTCCGGGGACAACCCTTCAACCGGCCGAAGACGTACGGGCACAGATACAGCGACGAGAATAG
- a CDS encoding CPBP family intramembrane glutamic endopeptidase yields MQLDLFHTVVDDGTARSDKSLLENRLLLTLGVGVLTLAITFGAIAAYFAMIGEQGTDPPTGLVYGATGVGLLLSIGVLWWRLDAAERAAAFPLRRPCQAELILAVALFPVGIGAFLLGEWVAGLFGFDPVVFYTYDLTDPVTLFGVVFGAIIVAPLAEELIYRGALIGVLRDRGWSVLAAGAGSVAVFAGYHVFALGIAGVFAIFAWAVLPTILRFRFDNLAGAWLLHLLNNVYAYVILSWIMM; encoded by the coding sequence ATGCAGCTGGATTTATTCCACACCGTTGTCGATGATGGGACAGCCCGGTCGGACAAATCGCTCCTCGAAAACCGTCTCCTACTGACGCTTGGGGTAGGGGTGCTTACACTCGCCATCACCTTTGGTGCCATTGCAGCATACTTCGCGATGATCGGGGAGCAAGGAACGGATCCCCCGACCGGCCTTGTCTACGGGGCGACCGGCGTGGGTCTCCTGCTTTCTATTGGGGTGCTGTGGTGGAGGCTTGATGCCGCCGAGCGAGCAGCGGCGTTTCCACTCCGCAGACCTTGCCAAGCGGAGCTCATTTTAGCAGTCGCACTCTTTCCGGTCGGGATAGGTGCGTTCCTCCTCGGTGAGTGGGTCGCTGGACTTTTCGGCTTCGACCCCGTCGTCTTTTACACCTATGATCTAACAGACCCCGTGACGTTATTCGGGGTCGTTTTCGGTGCGATTATCGTCGCTCCATTGGCCGAGGAATTGATCTATCGCGGCGCACTGATCGGCGTGCTGCGTGACCGTGGTTGGTCGGTACTTGCCGCTGGGGCCGGCTCCGTCGCCGTCTTCGCGGGATATCACGTCTTCGCGCTTGGTATCGCCGGCGTTTTCGCCATCTTCGCTTGGGCTGTCCTTCCGACGATTCTCCGATTCCGCTTCGATAACCTCGCTGGCGCATGGCTACTCCACCTTCTCAACAACGTCTATGCCTATGTTATCTTGAGCTGGATTATGATGTGA
- a CDS encoding helix-turn-helix domain-containing protein: MRFIDITVEPDPSSQSILTRRLIDSNAVVHEELLNWRMSDDFVLNLLSFVHGDPEVYAAIHAEAPDVLVHEIRAVDDDQFYAYVQQAGNHTASWWTAFLAHDFIHVPPVVLENGITRITLLGEVDELRDVVADLSKEVTVEIDAIGDYHGQGRRITDRLTTRQYRALRVAADCGYYAVPREGSLADIAAELNCTESTASDLLRRAEREIVDAILGT, translated from the coding sequence ATGCGGTTTATTGACATCACCGTAGAACCCGATCCATCATCGCAATCGATACTGACCCGTAGGCTCATCGACAGCAATGCTGTCGTTCACGAAGAGCTGTTGAACTGGCGAATGAGTGATGACTTTGTACTTAATTTGCTTTCGTTTGTCCACGGAGACCCGGAGGTTTACGCTGCTATACACGCTGAGGCTCCAGATGTCCTTGTACACGAGATCCGCGCTGTCGACGACGACCAGTTCTACGCCTACGTCCAGCAAGCAGGCAATCACACGGCATCGTGGTGGACAGCGTTCCTTGCACACGACTTTATCCATGTCCCACCGGTCGTGCTTGAGAACGGTATCACCAGGATCACCCTACTTGGTGAAGTCGACGAACTTCGGGATGTCGTCGCAGACCTAAGCAAGGAAGTCACCGTCGAGATTGATGCTATCGGCGACTACCATGGACAGGGGCGGCGTATCACAGACCGGCTCACGACCCGCCAATACCGAGCCCTCCGTGTTGCTGCTGACTGTGGCTACTACGCAGTACCTCGTGAGGGATCGCTCGCCGATATTGCTGCCGAACTCAACTGCACCGAGAGCACAGCCTCTGACCTTCTCCGACGGGCCGAGCGCGAGATCGTTGATGCGATCCTCGGGACGTAA
- a CDS encoding Rrf2 family transcriptional regulator, with amino-acid sequence MSAIELTASQKSILTALVDRHRNRENPVKGDEIAEAIDRNPGTIRNQMQSLKALQLVEGVPGPKGGYKPTVTAFEVLDVDQLEEPAAVSLTHNGEAVENANIREIDLSSVQHPEQCRAEVHVQGSVDDYQNGDSVTVGPTPLSKLVVEGTLDGIDTTNRILILQVDRLEAPVGEPDH; translated from the coding sequence TGAGCTTACAGCGAGTCAGAAGAGTATCCTCACTGCACTCGTTGACCGACACCGTAACAGAGAGAATCCAGTGAAAGGCGATGAGATAGCTGAAGCAATCGACCGTAACCCAGGGACGATCCGTAATCAGATGCAGAGTCTAAAAGCACTGCAGTTGGTCGAGGGAGTTCCTGGTCCAAAAGGAGGGTACAAGCCGACAGTGACAGCGTTTGAGGTACTGGACGTGGATCAACTAGAGGAACCGGCCGCGGTTTCACTGACTCACAACGGTGAGGCCGTTGAAAATGCCAATATCCGTGAAATCGATCTCTCGAGCGTTCAACATCCCGAACAGTGTCGTGCGGAGGTTCATGTCCAAGGATCAGTTGACGATTACCAGAACGGTGATTCGGTCACGGTTGGCCCAACGCCACTCTCAAAGCTTGTGGTCGAAGGAACTCTCGATGGTATCGATACGACCAACAGGATCCTCATATTGCAGGTCGACCGACTCGAAGCGCCTGTCGGTGAACCGGATCATTGA
- a CDS encoding type II toxin-antitoxin system PemK/MazF family toxin, whose product MTESPAPIYEPGDVVYGADPFKGPETARPWLILSNHDGKPFHGEQYIALTLTTRSWLDGLLEIPDDAWVHGGTPRSSRIVPWGVQSLAQSDIDHWQGRLPTVLTDRARDALIEYL is encoded by the coding sequence GTGACTGAGTCACCCGCCCCTATCTATGAGCCGGGCGACGTCGTCTATGGGGCCGACCCATTCAAAGGACCAGAAACGGCTCGCCCCTGGCTTATTCTCTCGAATCACGACGGCAAACCATTTCACGGAGAACAGTATATCGCGCTTACTCTCACGACACGCTCGTGGTTAGACGGGTTACTCGAGATCCCTGACGATGCCTGGGTTCATGGTGGGACACCCCGTTCTAGTCGGATTGTTCCATGGGGCGTTCAATCACTTGCACAAAGCGATATTGATCACTGGCAAGGACGCCTCCCAACAGTTCTTACGGACCGCGCTCGAGACGCACTTATCGAGTATCTGTAG
- a CDS encoding helix-turn-helix domain-containing protein — protein sequence MQEFIRHEDVVLYDELLAWNLQGEHSVEYVLFYVEVTDPSRYRRAIADVNSIQWYRISLIDENSLYVFVCQETREEDLMFRRAFWDLELIVVPPIIYDEDAAMQITVIGQGEDLKTLIEEMPGSIEVTIEEVGQYDRRHARIAGALTDRQFEALKVAVEHGYYEIPRQTSLVTVAAELDCAESTASTHLRKAEATIMSQVVKR from the coding sequence ATGCAGGAATTTATTCGCCATGAGGATGTCGTACTGTATGATGAACTATTAGCGTGGAATCTGCAGGGAGAGCATTCAGTTGAGTATGTGCTTTTTTACGTCGAAGTAACCGACCCGAGCCGCTATCGCAGAGCGATAGCGGATGTCAACTCTATCCAATGGTACCGTATTTCTTTGATCGATGAAAACTCTCTGTACGTTTTTGTGTGCCAAGAGACGCGAGAAGAGGATCTCATGTTTCGACGTGCATTTTGGGATTTAGAGCTCATCGTTGTTCCCCCAATCATCTATGACGAAGATGCTGCGATGCAGATAACTGTCATCGGGCAAGGCGAGGATCTCAAGACACTCATTGAGGAAATGCCCGGTAGTATCGAAGTGACGATTGAGGAAGTTGGCCAGTATGATCGTCGTCATGCGCGAATCGCTGGCGCACTCACTGATCGGCAGTTCGAAGCCCTCAAAGTCGCTGTTGAACATGGATATTACGAAATCCCACGACAAACATCGTTAGTGACAGTAGCTGCGGAATTAGACTGTGCGGAGAGTACAGCTTCTACTCATCTTCGGAAAGCAGAAGCCACAATCATGTCACAGGTTGTGAAACGATAA
- a CDS encoding helix-turn-helix transcriptional regulator, whose product MKNDLKVRRARHDLTQSDLAEAVDVSRQTISAIEAGRYNPSLELAFHLAEYFDCSIEDIFEPPTTEEGPQL is encoded by the coding sequence ATGAAAAATGACCTCAAAGTACGACGAGCGAGACACGACTTGACACAGAGTGACCTTGCAGAAGCCGTTGATGTATCTCGGCAGACGATTAGTGCGATTGAAGCAGGTCGCTATAATCCAAGTCTCGAACTTGCCTTTCACCTTGCAGAATACTTTGATTGCTCTATTGAGGACATCTTTGAACCGCCTACGACTGAGGAAGGGCCCCAATTGTAA
- a CDS encoding type II CAAX endopeptidase family protein, translating into MIGGTVLGGILSVPALLLGGTSLVALTALFVLSQAGYAITGWIYAQRWLNKTIPIKIPTKYQAVWIVASAIGMLAIPIIIEIISSTTGIQYGRVDQQLLTGSPEMVLILVVLSVVLIGPAEEYLFRGVVQGRLSQSMGTPAAIVTASLLFVLPHAIGYTGGVAAVVLLSLVPFSLGLVMGALYERFENLSLPILAHGLYNAILFLTTYFTAF; encoded by the coding sequence GTGATTGGTGGGACGGTTTTGGGTGGTATTCTTTCTGTTCCAGCGCTTCTCCTCGGAGGAACAAGTCTCGTCGCGTTAACCGCGCTGTTTGTCCTCTCGCAAGCTGGGTACGCTATCACTGGCTGGATCTATGCGCAACGATGGCTCAACAAAACGATACCAATTAAAATACCGACTAAGTATCAGGCTGTCTGGATTGTAGCAAGCGCAATCGGTATGCTTGCCATCCCCATCATAATCGAGATTATAAGCTCCACAACAGGGATCCAATACGGACGCGTTGATCAACAGCTGCTTACGGGGAGCCCGGAGATGGTCCTCATCTTGGTGGTTCTGTCAGTGGTTCTCATCGGGCCCGCTGAAGAGTATCTCTTTCGGGGCGTCGTTCAGGGCAGACTCTCCCAAAGCATGGGAACACCCGCTGCAATTGTTACTGCGTCCCTGCTGTTTGTTCTTCCACACGCAATCGGATACACTGGCGGAGTCGCAGCCGTCGTCTTGTTGAGTCTTGTGCCGTTTTCACTCGGTTTAGTAATGGGTGCCCTTTACGAGCGGTTTGAGAATCTGTCTTTGCCAATACTGGCTCACGGACTTTACAATGCAATACTGTTTCTCACGACCTACTTTACGGCTTTTTGA
- a CDS encoding CPBP family intramembrane glutamic endopeptidase produces the protein MGPGEELLFRGVIQQILRLRLGILLGIVIASLIFALAHLGSLTGEGLILTLITYLALSVVLGASYEYSGNLVVPATVHGLFNAIQFEIIYWVATTEAPAVTTLLLLI, from the coding sequence GTGGGACCCGGCGAAGAATTACTCTTTCGAGGCGTCATTCAACAGATCTTACGACTCCGGCTCGGTATTCTTCTCGGAATTGTTATTGCTAGTCTCATTTTTGCGCTTGCCCATCTCGGCTCGCTCACTGGTGAAGGACTAATTTTAACACTCATTACCTACTTGGCTCTGAGCGTCGTACTCGGCGCGAGCTATGAGTATAGTGGCAACCTCGTAGTGCCCGCGACAGTCCATGGATTATTCAATGCAATCCAGTTTGAGATCATTTATTGGGTAGCTACAACTGAAGCCCCTGCCGTGACAACACTACTACTTCTCATATAA
- a CDS encoding helix-turn-helix domain-containing protein, whose amino-acid sequence MSIDRETFERATEDELRDVSVPDQVLAFLTAHQDRAFKATEIARQLDLEPDTVSTALTRLKSRELVEHKSAYWALTSDSNRLQSSADYERATQLFNDQLGAEAKDDWEAHAPAEPHPSHQSDNDTDTNTS is encoded by the coding sequence ATGTCGATCGATCGCGAGACGTTCGAACGCGCGACCGAAGACGAACTGCGAGACGTCTCGGTCCCGGACCAAGTCCTCGCCTTCCTTACTGCTCACCAAGATCGAGCGTTCAAAGCCACAGAGATCGCTCGACAGCTCGATCTCGAACCGGATACAGTAAGCACAGCGTTGACTCGTCTGAAATCCCGAGAGCTCGTCGAACACAAGTCCGCCTACTGGGCACTGACGAGCGACTCCAATCGCTTGCAGAGTTCAGCGGACTATGAGCGTGCAACCCAATTGTTCAACGACCAACTCGGAGCAGAAGCAAAAGACGACTGGGAAGCACACGCACCGGCTGAACCACATCCAAGCCACCAGTCAGACAACGATACCGATACAAACACTTCGTGA
- a CDS encoding cellulase-like family protein produces MTIVDRDSPLAIAMWDFSWLERHYEGGAYSDWGQILDELTVRGYNALRIDPYPHLVSIDPYREWTLPPAFDAGDWGASTTAQVQVLPALVEFLEKCEDRDISVALSSWFREDSTNARRGIHAPRDLATVWIDLLDEIAEAGLLDTIAWVDLCNEFPHPDWAPYFNRPEDDHSTSRRSPASRRWVSESIAAVRDAYPGQAYCVSETAGPGKSWGESRNRRWI; encoded by the coding sequence ATGACTATCGTGGACAGAGACTCTCCCCTTGCGATCGCTATGTGGGATTTCTCATGGCTAGAGCGCCATTACGAGGGTGGAGCGTACAGCGATTGGGGACAAATCCTCGACGAACTCACAGTTCGGGGTTACAATGCGTTGCGTATCGACCCGTATCCACATTTAGTTTCGATAGACCCGTACAGAGAATGGACTCTGCCGCCTGCTTTCGATGCTGGTGACTGGGGAGCGTCAACGACCGCTCAGGTTCAGGTCCTCCCCGCGCTCGTTGAGTTCTTAGAGAAGTGCGAAGATCGGGACATCTCTGTCGCGCTTTCTTCGTGGTTTCGAGAGGATTCAACGAACGCTCGGCGTGGGATACATGCTCCGCGAGATCTGGCAACCGTCTGGATCGACCTGCTGGACGAGATAGCAGAGGCCGGGTTGCTCGATACAATTGCCTGGGTTGATCTCTGTAATGAGTTCCCGCATCCCGACTGGGCACCATACTTCAACAGGCCGGAGGATGACCACTCCACTAGTCGTCGCTCCCCAGCGTCTCGTCGATGGGTCTCAGAATCAATCGCAGCCGTCCGCGATGCGTATCCCGGGCAGGCGTATTGTGTTTCTGAAACCGCAGGACCGGGAAAATCTTGGGGCGAGAGCCGGAACCGGAGATGGATCTGA
- a CDS encoding phosphotransferase, translating to MNHDLHETLTAQFSTYHVLDQLHAVPPHGVYEIVVEGQHAVYKCSTDPTGKAEIEGRITALIGEHTTIPVPEILSVGDDHYIAAWHPDAPAPYNGQAVDNNWSYAAGRLLATLHNETPPFFENYGRFAPTENGISVVGSTEWQTAAIEYIQRHQPILAKYGHGDIADAVINVFTDRPGAFDGAGGVVCCHGWATPDHVAVDDGEAVCVLDFEHTIAAPGEFNYWRTVLPTFRNEPIPEKRFTPVTLNTDR from the coding sequence ATGAACCACGATCTACACGAGACGCTCACTGCACAGTTCTCAACCTACCACGTCCTCGATCAACTCCATGCTGTTCCTCCCCATGGAGTGTACGAGATCGTCGTTGAGGGGCAGCACGCGGTCTATAAATGTTCCACGGACCCAACCGGGAAGGCAGAGATAGAAGGTCGCATTACGGCACTCATCGGAGAACATACTACTATTCCAGTACCGGAGATTCTCTCGGTAGGAGACGATCACTATATTGCTGCCTGGCACCCCGACGCACCCGCTCCATATAACGGACAAGCAGTCGACAATAACTGGAGCTACGCAGCCGGTCGTCTTCTCGCAACACTACATAACGAGACTCCCCCCTTCTTCGAGAACTATGGTCGTTTCGCGCCTACAGAAAACGGGATTTCAGTCGTCGGTAGCACAGAATGGCAGACCGCTGCAATAGAGTACATCCAGCGTCACCAACCGATCCTCGCGAAGTACGGCCACGGCGATATAGCGGATGCAGTCATTAACGTCTTTACTGACCGACCTGGCGCTTTCGATGGAGCCGGTGGGGTTGTGTGTTGTCATGGGTGGGCCACTCCCGACCATGTTGCTGTCGACGATGGAGAGGCGGTTTGCGTTCTTGACTTCGAGCATACGATTGCAGCGCCCGGTGAGTTCAATTACTGGCGAACGGTGCTTCCAACGTTTCGCAACGAGCCAATACCCGAGAAGCGTTTCACACCGGTTACACTGAATACCGATCGCTAG
- a CDS encoding cellulase-like family protein — protein MDLIDTHLWLMNTSDFFDWSHDIDSEEHYEWLATEGENRYRENVENWENQLRAEIEAAAEWARSTGLPLATTESWAVIHYTDRPGLDWEWVKELCAVGTRAAAATGQWTALSTSNFCGPQFRGMWEDIEWHQELTTTVKNASVNY, from the coding sequence ATGGATCTGATCGACACGCATCTCTGGTTGATGAACACTAGTGACTTCTTTGACTGGTCCCACGATATCGACTCAGAGGAACATTATGAGTGGCTTGCAACGGAGGGAGAAAACCGCTATCGGGAGAATGTAGAGAATTGGGAGAACCAACTTCGGGCCGAAATCGAAGCAGCTGCCGAATGGGCTCGAAGTACTGGCCTCCCACTGGCGACGACGGAATCGTGGGCAGTAATCCACTACACGGATCGGCCCGGATTGGACTGGGAGTGGGTCAAAGAACTCTGTGCGGTCGGGACACGAGCGGCAGCTGCAACCGGCCAATGGACTGCACTCTCTACGAGCAACTTCTGTGGCCCACAGTTTCGCGGTATGTGGGAAGACATCGAATGGCACCAAGAGTTGACCACTACCGTAAAGAATGCAAGTGTCAACTATTGA